In Spinacia oleracea cultivar Varoflay chromosome 5, BTI_SOV_V1, whole genome shotgun sequence, a single window of DNA contains:
- the LOC110777789 gene encoding squamosa promoter-binding-like protein 13A: protein MESWCFDSLNKGFVSDETISPSDSIIRNKSVLMGWEFKPSFSYEDSMLVSSQQSVENGCFPEVGIAEMIRKQCPHDSTRNVLEDNGSIGDLYSPSLVTSNVISGNDESSSKFSSSVMDSSSRESSLIDLKLGGFGDIPNSNSIRTAHVLSSAESSTLPKRARVTSLSSQAAYCQVYGCHKDLSSAKAYHRKHKVCDVHSKTSKVIVNGIEQRFCQQCSRFHLLGEFDDGKRSCRKRLAGHNERRRKPQVGFSGRSGRSYQSYTGSNFQGFTPTSTSFICQDILPRGTSQSDTYGTNDWVKHIKVEDGTGYAQKQFPFIDNTNNSESQIAAGENVSQYTHELVSRSLYQRNSPRSEDLELLDAASTIQGLPGISETGCALSLLSSQSRNSSGQSSTMPGDHPLIIPSSSSHYSVSEVSEKIFGDGTQALTYGDQNSMISINSMGRYQPSSMLALTNGEAAHFGNEIHHNSNYMNLKDHLLCEDGTTIDLFQLSSQLQRVENQKLSEPLKQETEGFCSLRMT, encoded by the exons ATGGAATCCTGGTGCTTTGATTCACTAAATAAGGGTTTTGTATCAGATGAAACAATCTCACCATCTGATTCTATTATTAGAAACAAAAGTGTATTAATGGGATGGGAATTCAAGCCCTCTTTTAGCTATGAGGATAGTATGTTAGTCTCTAGTCAACAATCCGTCGAAAATGGTTGTTTTCCTGAAGTGGGTATTGCAGAAATGATAAGAAAACAATGTCCTCACGATTCAACAAGGAATGTGTTAGAGGATAATGGTAGTATTGGAGATTTGTATAGTCCCAGTTTGGTCACTTCTAATGTCATTTCTGGAAATGATGAATCgagttctaaattttcaagctcggTTATGGACTCGAGTAGCCGAGAATCATCACTAATTGATTTGAAATTGGGTGGATTTGGTGATATACCAaactctaattcaattagaacaGCCCATGTTTTATCTTCAGCTGAGTCTTCAACACTACCAAAAAGGGCTCGAGTAACAAGCTTGAGCTCTCAGGCTGCATATTGTCAAGTTTATGGCTGCCATAAAGACCTCAGTTCCGCGAAAGCTTACCACAGGAAGCACAAAGTTTGTGATGTTCATTCGAAAACTTCTAAAGTTATTGTTAATGGTATTGAGCAGAGGTTTTGTCAGCAATGTAGCAG GTTCCATTTGCTGGGTGAATTTGATGATGGTAAGAGAAGCTGCCGTAAGCGACTTGCAGGTCACAATGAAAGGAGGAGGAAACCTCAAGTAGGCTTTAGTGGTAGAAGTGGGAGATCATATCAGTCATACACTG GAAGCAATTTTCAGGGGTTTACACCAACATCAACATCCTTTATTTGCCAAGATATACTTCCAAGAGGCACTTCCCAATCAGACACATATGGAACAAATGATTGGGTTAAGCATATAAAGGTCGAGGATGGAACAGGATATGCTCAGAAGCAGTTCCCTTTCATTGACAACACAAATAACAGTGAATCACAAATCGCTGCTGGCGAGAATGTCAGTCAATATACACACGAATTAGTCTCACGTTCCTTGTATCAAAGAAACTCACCAAGGAGTGAAGACTTGGAACTTTTGGATGCAGCATCAACCATTCAAGGATTACCAGGAATATCAGAAACCGGTTGTGCTCTCTCTCTTCTGTCATCTCAATCAAGAAATTCTTCAGGTCAATCATCAACAATGCCTGGAGATCACCCTTTAATTATACCAAGCAGTAGTTCACACTATAGTGTGAGCGAAGTCTCTGAAAAAATATTCGGAGATGGCACGCAGGCTTTGACATATGGAGATCAAAACAGTATGATTAGCATTAATTCTATGGGAAGATATCAACCAAGTTCCATGTTAGCGCTTACTAATGGTGAAGCTGCACACTTTGGAAACGAGATACACCACAATTCCAATTATATGAACTTGAAGGATCATTTGTTGTGTGAAGATGGGACTACTATTGATTTGTTTCAGTTGTCATCTCAACTGCAACGAGTGGAAAACCAGAAGCTATCTGAACCTCTGAAGCAGGAAACCGAAGGTTTTTGCTCTCTTAGAATGACATGA
- the LOC130461322 gene encoding uncharacterized protein, translated as MFSFNNCLVVSFSFLLSGLFCALWEYGIVDLCKSLWFFHCLLIVGCPWWFCLMLRNGVFVVLGIGDTLFGFKIESVYVGCGLGPVVYTTLEGGILGPRMEEEDHRSVCGRGVWCSRGLVVLFRLVRSCVLFTFKISYPKTAPQMKNLGVHSMFTGLSLSWLRGRFLVPIHEGAEPLVAQFDCELAHKDIIRITAALNQQDISNRSQILPEQLALEGGDFPTLSSKSAIMDTNNKKPRKNNNLLQSAVITPTSVAQPAVKPSLLPVSTSQVTPLTDPPPKTLKSQISIAPPGFEDPNDVIIEDETSMEERAQDSPSPPQIQSNLSALSQRFTPQQLLTASAVMKAMVELSSRRTEGNQIVVTGNRPGVMPVRNLYETLEHEVVLPAQPEPILVQSENPGIRKRHSSRRREMSTRRRESVSEQEGSFPAGRESTPYHEEYIVQSPQPGWNRYEGYLPHQEPMRRTIHPKDSPLCRGILEQPMEKVKMPTCKYNGTTDPENHSTAFEQHMMLYSDSDAMWCKVFQTTLSGVAADWYKKLPAGSIFSFRQIQEDFVRRFISKVERKKTSGELMSISQRPKEPLREYLTRFNNESITIPDLQQEIAVLALLRGMQECEFKRYLGRKSFTSLGEALRKANEYIRSDELMLISPMGGNQAVQSAKKDHVPIQQHNYRKDNGRKEGHQQRGGYPNRQQPVGAYQVYTPLNTARATIYAVNKSAAWRKPLPMDAPGNNKNFCAFHNDHGHYTEHCKELKDNIEELVRRGYLSQYRVRQEGQGGNNRQGSSHSHAPYTPTQPGYAQPTGRIEQAPPSRQEIRSLPETGKDGADRGKRPTVWVISGGPVHGGTVSGAIRNLEEHRHLVSYHSARKWPEPIPLPVITFTSDDCRGIIYPHDDPLVLELEIANFPVKRCLIDGGSSANIIFWEAFTQLNIDHGELTRVSYPVIGFSGASVYPEGSIRLPVQVGRGSSARDLMVDFLVIKVPAAYNVIIGRPFIHDAQVVVSTYHLTMIYLSNLERTERVHGSQETARSCYLTAIKAPGRMVPKTNLAREANMPTKRKRGDLSMENFDERPVCIPRPAADGETREIELVEGVPERTVRIGADMEADQQVNLIGLLRENADVFAFSADEMPGISPDIIVHRLNVDKSVRPVKQKKRNFSSEKNAAIKEEVEKLLEAGFIEVCDYPEWLANVVMVKKSNGSWRMCVDFTNLNGACPKDCYPLPRIDRLVDSTSGHAVLSFLDAFSGYHQVSLCKADRKKAAFITDSGVYSYKAMPFGLKNAGATYQKLVDRVFASQKGRNIEVYVDDSIVKSRLASDHIDDLRETFETLRRFRMKLNPKKCVFGVRSGKFLGFLVSERGIDANPDKVDAIMNLPEPGCIKDVQKLTGRMAALTRFISKSADRALPFFNVLKQNKKFKWGETERAAFEAVKRHLQVLPTIARPEEGDTLQLYISASQHTVAAVLIIEKDKTQIPVYFVSHILQEAETRYSLIEKLGLAVLIAARKLRPYFDAHGIQVLTNYPLEKAMQKMDTSGRLLKWAIELSEFHMEYRPRMAIKAQALSDFIVEASYQEEEIKEGIWEVAVDGSVTKSGSGAGVIVTSPEGDQFEYAIKFSFQASNNEAEYEAAIAGIQICTAAGARRLRLTTDSQLVANQFSGEYETKEESMKRYAEKLKQSVAQLESFEIKLVPRSENMLADSLSKLASSSALVKSVMMEVMHRRSTEVLGNQVMVITSQPEWYDTLWAYKRDGTLPAEKTEARRLIRNSCWFVIIRGQLYKRGFSLPLLRCISAYESARLIEEIHEGVCGNHQGGKTLALKCQRQGYYWPTMLTDAQEYVKKCEKCQVFSAVINRPANDLMPILNPIPFAQWGMDILGPFTTASGGRKFLIVAVDYFTKWIEAEPVAKITANQVKKFIWKDIITRFGLPMAIVMDHGVQFDCSPVQSFLSTYKVKFAYSSVCHPQSNGQAEAANKQILAAMRKKLDDYKAGWADIVPEILWGNRTTVKEATGESPFRLCFGSEAVIPAEVGLPTFRIQHYEENKNDQLLKQELDLLPEIRLRAEIRSAAYKQRISNAYNKRVKHRQLEVGDLVLRRTAATGKAKVQGKLTPNWEGPYQIWEEIVPGAFRLMDMGGTALKNSWNASVLRKFYV; from the exons ATGTTTAGTTTTAATAATTGTCTGGTTGTTAGTTTCTCTTTTTTGCTTAGTGGTTTGTTTTGCGCGTTATGGGAATATGGGATAGTTGATTTGTGTAAGTCCTTGTGGTTTTTCCATTGTTTGTTAATTGTTGGATGTCCATGGTGGTTTTGTCTGATGTTGAGGAATGGAGTTTTTGTAGTTTTGGGGATAGGTGATACCCTGTTTGGATTCAAAATAGAATCCGTCTATGTAGGTTGTGGTTTGGGTCCTGTGGTTTATACTACCCTCGAAGGTGGTATTTTAGGTCCTAGGATGGAGGAAGAGGATCATAGGAGTGTCTGTGGTAGGGGTGTTTGGTGTTCGCGGGGGTTGGTTGTTCTCTTTAGGTTAGTGAGGAGTTGTGTTCTCTTCACTTTCAAAATTTCTTATCCGAAAACTGCTCCCCAGATGAAAAATTTGGGGGTTCATAGCATGTTCACTGGTTTGAGTCTCTCTTGGTTACGAGGGAGATTCTTAGTACCCATTCATGAGGGTGCCGAGCCACTAGTGGCTCAGTTTGATTGTGAGCTTGCCCACAAG GATATCATCAGGATAACAGCAGCACTCAACCAGCAAGACATCTCCAACCGTTCCCAAATCCtaccggaacaattggcgctagaaggaggggacttcCCAACCTTGTCAAGTAAATCAGCCATCATGGATACCAACAAcaaaaaacctagaaaaaacAACAATCTCCTACAATCAGCAGTGATCACACCAACATCAGTAGCACAACCCGCAGTCAAACCTTCTCTCTTACCTGTCTCAACCAGCCAAGTCACACCACTTACCGATCCTCCCCCAAAAACACTCAAGTCACAGATAAGCATTGCCCCCCCAGGTTTTGAAGACCCGAACGACGTGATCATAGAGGACGAAACGTCCATGGAAGAAAGGGCACAGGATTCCCCATCACCCCCACAGATTCAGAGCAACCTCTCGGCGTTGTCCCAAAGGTTCACACCACAACAGCTGCTGACGGCGTCGGCCGTCATGAAAGCAATGGTTGAACTGTCCTCAAGGAGGACAGAGGGAAATCAGATCGTGGTTACCGGCAATCGCCCGGGTGTGATGCCGGTTAGAAATCTCTACGAAACCCTAGAGCATGAAGTGGTACTGCCAGCACAACCTGAACCAATACTTGTACAGAGTGAAAATCCGGGTATAAGAAAAAGGCATAGCTCTCGGCGCAGAGAAATGTCCACTAGACGCCGGGAGTCGGTGTCAGAGCAAGAAGGGTCGTTTCCTGCTGGTAGGGAATCGACACCGTATCACGAAGAGTACATCGTACAGTCTCCACAACCAGGTTGGAATAGATATGAAGGATATCTACCTCATCAGGAGCCGATGAGGCGAACCATACACCCCAAAGACTCCCCACTCTGCAGGGGTATACTGGAGCAACCTATGGAGAAAGTAAAGATGCCGACGTGCAAATACAACGGAACCACAGACCCCGAAAATCACTCCACCGCTTTCGAACAACACATGATGCTGTATTCTGACTCAGATGCCATGTGGTGCAAAGTGTTCCAAACCACATTATCAGGGGTGGCAGCCGATTGGTATAAGAAGTTGCCGGCCGGATCGATATTCAGTTTTCGGCAGATCCAAGAGGACTTTGTGAGGCGGTTCATTAGCAAGGTTGAACGAAAGAAAACATCTGGAGAGCTGATGTCAATCTCACAAAGGCCGAAGGAGCCGCTGAGAGAATACCTTACTCGTTTTAACAACGAATCCATCACAATACCAGATTTACAGCAAGAAATAGCCGTCTTGGCTCTGTTGAGAGGGATGCAGGAATGCGAGTTCAAAAGGTACCTGGGAAGAAAGTCATTTACCTCGCTGGGGGAGGCCTTGAGAAAAGCAAATGAGTATATCAGGAGTGATGAGCTGATGCTAATATCACCTATGGGGGGAAATCAGGCAGTACAATCGGCCAAGAAGGATCATGTTCCCATACAGCAACACAATTACCGGAAAGATAACGGTAGAAAGGAGGGCCATCAGCAGAGAGGAGGATATCCGAACAGACAACAGCCGGTAGGGGCTTACCAGGTGTACACTCCCCTGAACACCGCCAGAGCCACGATCTACGCAGTAAATAAATCGGCAGCGTGGAGAAAACCGTTACCGATGGATGCCCCaggtaacaataagaacttttgtGCTTTTCATAATGATCATGGTCATTACACGGAGCATTGCAAAGAGCTCAAGGATAACATCGAAGAGCTGGTAAGAAGGGGATACCTATCCCAGTACAGGGTTCGACAGGAAGGCCAGGGAGGAAATAACAGGCAGGGTAGTTCGCATAGTCATGCCCCATATACACCTACTCAGCCAGGGTATGCACAGCCCACTGGTAGGATTGAGCAGGCACCACCATCCCGGCAAGAAATCCGGTCATTACCGGAAACAGGCAAAGATGGGGCCGATAGGGGAAAGAGACCCACGGTTTGGGTGATCTCTGGAGGGCCCGTGCATGGAGGTACAGTCAGCGGGGCAATAAGAAATCTAGAGGAGCACAGGCATTTGGTGAGTTACCATAGCGCAAGGAAATGGCCGGAACCAATCCCCCTACCGGTCATCACGTTCACCTCGGACGATTGTCGCGGCATTATATATCCCCATGATGACCCGCTGGTATTGGAACTCGAGATAGCAAACTTCCCCGTCAAGAGATGCCTGATTGATGGAGGCAGCTCTGCGAACATCATATTCTGGGAAGCTTTCACCCAGCTGAACATAGATCACGGAGAGTTAACAAGGGTGAGCTATCCTGTTATCGGATTCTCCGGAGCCAGCGTCTATCCAGAAGGCAGTATCCGTCTACCGGTTCAAGTAGGTAGAGGATCATCAGCCAGGGACTTAATGGTCGACTTTTTGGTGATAAAAGTACCAGCAGCGTATAACGTAATAATTGGTCGACCATTCATTCATGACGCACAGGTGGTGGTGTCCACATATCATTTGACCATGATATATCTCTCAAATCTGGAAAGAACAGAAAGGGTACATGGCAGTCAGGAGACTGCCAGATCGTGTTATCTAACAGCGATAAAGGCACCAGGAAGGATGGTGCCGAAAACCAACCTTGCCCGAGAAGCAAACATGCCAACCAAAAGAAAGAGAGGGGATTTGAGCATGGAAAATTTTGATGAAAGGCCGGTTTGCATCCCAAGGCCAGCTGCAGATGGAGAAACTCGGGAAATTGAATTAGTAGAAGGAGTTCCAGAAAGAACGGTACGAATAGGTGCCGATATGGAGGCAGATCAGCAGGTCAATCTCATCGGCCTGTTACGAGAAAATGCAGATGTCTTTGCCTTCTCTGCAGATGAAATGCCCGGTATCAGCCCAGACATCATAGTGCATCGTCTGAATGTAGACAAGTCAGTCAGGCCGGTAAAgcaaaagaagagaaatttcTCCAGTGAAAAAAATGCtgcaataaaagaagaagtggaaAAGCTGCTGGAAGCAGGGTTCATAGAAGTTTGTGATTACCCCGAATGGTTGGCCAACGTAGTCATGGTAAAAAAGTCAAATGGCAgttggcgaatgtgcgtagattttacCAATCTGAATGGGGCGTGCCCCAAGGACTGCTATCCATTGCCACGAATCGATAGGCTGGTAGATTCAACAAGTGGCCACGCTGTTTTGAGTTTCCTGGATGCCTTCTCAGGGTATCACCAAGTCAGCTTGTGTAAAGCCGATAGAAAGAAGGCCGCCTTCATCACAGATTCAGGGGTATACAGCTATAAGGCTATGCCATTTGGGCTGAAGAATGCGGGAGCAACCTACCAGAAGTTGGTGGATAGGGTATTTGCttcccagaaagggaggaacatAGAGGTATATGTGGATGACTCAATAGTTAAAAGCCGATTGGCCAGCGACCACATCGACGACTTGAGAGAAACTTTCGAAACTCTGAGGAGGTTCAGGATGAAGTTAAACCCCAAGAAATGTGTATTCGGGGTCCGATCAGGAAAGTTCCTGGGTTTCCTAGTAAGCGAAAGGGGAATCGATGCCAATCCAGATAAGGTAGATGCAATTATGAATCTACCAGAACCCGGTTGCATAAAAGACGTGCAAAAGTTAACAGGAAGAATGGCCGCATTGACCCGGTTCATTAGCAAATCAGCAGATAGGGCGTTGCCCTTTTTCAACGTGttaaaacaaaacaagaaaTTCAAGTGGGGAGAAACAGAAAGAGCAGCCTTTGAGGCAGTAAAACGGCACCTGCAAGTCCTACCCACAATAGCTCGACCAGAGGAAGGGGACACGCTGCAGCTATACATATCTGCTTCTCAACACACAGTAGCAGCAGTTCTGATCATAGAGAAAGATAAAACACAGATACCGGTgtactttgtcagccacatcCTGCAAGAAGCAGAAACGAGGTACTCCTTGATAGAAAAATTGGGGTTGGCAGTATTGATTGCAGCCAGAAAGCTGAGACCTTACTTTGATGCACACGGGATCCAAGTCCTCACAAACTACCCACTGGAAAAAGCAATGCAAAAAATGGACACATCAGGTAGACTCCTAAAATGGGCGATTGAACTATCAGAGTTTCACATGGAATATCGACCCAGAATGGCTATAAAGGCCCAAGCACTGTCTGACTTCATAGTCGAAGCATCATACCAGGAGGAGGAAATAAAGGAAGGAATATGGGAAGTAGCAGTAGACGGCTCGGTCACCAAATCAGGGTCAGGAGCAGGGGTAATAGTTACCTCACCAGAAGGAGACCAGTTCGAGTATGCTATTAAGTTCTCTTTCCAGGCATCAAACAACGAGGCAGAatacgaggccgcaatcgcTGGCATACAGATCTGCACGGCAGCTGGTGCTCGTAGGCTCAGGCTTACAACCGACTCACAGCTGGTAGCAAACCAGTTCTCAGGAGAATATGAAACGAAGGAAGAATCCATGAAACGATACGCCGAAAAGCTTAAACAGTCAGTGGCACAGTTGGAAAGCTTCGAAATAAAATTAGTACCCCGATCAGAGAACATGTTGGCAGACTCCCTGTCAAAACTGGCCAGCTCAAGTGCTCTGGTAAAATCAGTAATGATGGAAGTCATGCATCGAAGGAGCACTGAAGTATTGGGAAATCAGGTCATGGTAATCACGAGCCAACCTGAATGGTATGACACCTTGTGGGCATACAAGAGAGATGGAACCCTGCCTGCAGAAAAAACGGAAGCAAGAAGGTTGATTAGAAACTCATGCTGGTTTGTAATCATCAGAGGCCAACTCTACAAACGGGGTTTTAGCTTGCCTCTGTTACGATGCATATCAGCATACGAATCGGCACGACTGatagaagaaatacatgaaGGAGTGTGTGGAAATCATCAGGGAGGAAAAACCCTTGCACTGAAATGCCAAAGGCAAGGATACTACTGGCCGACAATGCTAACAGACGCACAGGAGTACGTCAAGAAATGTGAAAAATGTCAAGTTTTTTCAGCAGTCATCAATCGTCCTGCAAACGATCTCATGCCAATCCTAAATCCAATACCGTTCGCccagtggggaatggacatTCTGGGACCATTCACAACGGCATCCGGTGGAAGAAAATTTCTGATAGTGGCAGtcgattatttcaccaaatggataGAAGCAGAACCGGTGGCAAAGATAACTGCAAATCAGGTCAAAAAGTTCATATGGAAAGATATAATCACCAGGTTCGGATTACCGATGGCAATCGTGATGGACCATGGGGTACAGTTTGATTGCTCGCCAGTTCAAAGTTTTTTGAGTACGTACAAAGTCAAGTTTGCCTACTCTTCTGTTTGTCATCCCCAAAGCAATGGACAGGCAGAAGCTGCCAACAAGCAGATACTGGCAGCAATGAGAAAGAAGCTAGACGACTATAAGGCTGGTTGGGCCGATATTGTTCCAGAGATACTTTGGGGAAACAGAACCACCGTTAAGGAAGCAACAGGAGAGAGCCCATTCCGTCTATGTTTCGGATCAGAAGCAGTGATACCAGCAGAAGTAGGGTTACCTACATTCAGGATCCAGCATTATGAAGAAAACAAGAACGATCAACTGTTAAAGCAGGAGCTGGATCTTCTACCAGAAATCAGACTCAGAGCAGAAATCAGGTCGGCGGCTTACAAGCAGCGCATAAGTAATGCCTACAACAAAAGAGTAAAACACAGACAGCTTGAGGTAGGAGACCTGGTGCTCCGCAGAACTGCAGCTACAGGCAAGGCAAAGGTCCAAGGGAAGTTAACCCCAAACTGGGAGGGGCCTTATCAGATATGGGAAGAAATCGTACCAGGAGCTTTTAGGCTGATGGATATGGGTGGAACAGCACTAAAAAATTCATGGAACGCCAGCGTCCTTAGAAAGTTTTATGTGTAG